From a single Deltaproteobacteria bacterium genomic region:
- a CDS encoding putative DNA binding domain-containing protein, with protein sequence MSDITKEKTFEANIEDVLITKGGYVKGGTKDYLSDIGIDQKTLLQFLQKSQLEKWSQLEELHQDSIEDKVIQRLVKELDIKGMLRCIREGIDDHGVHIDLAYFKPESGLNPDTIEKYEQNILSVTRQVHFSTREPEKSVDMVLFLNGLPVATVELKNPFTGQNVSDAKKQFMYTRDNREILFQFKKRALVHFAVDPDEVYMTTKLQGKETRFLPFNLGFKNGSGNPPNPEGYKTAYLWEEIWSKNSWMDIIRRFIHLEKDEIKVNGRTKTKETMIFPRFHQLDVVRKITQDTKENGVGKNYLIQHSAGSGKSNSIAWLAYRLSSLHDAEDKQIFDSVIVVTDRVVLDQQLQDTIFQFDHKSGVVEKIDQDSAQLGNAIKAGVKIIITTVQKFPYILDRINEFKARKYAVIVDEAHSSQGGETSKKMKEVLTARTLEEAEKEDVSSEETYEDEIRQSMEARGKQENLSFFAFTATPKPKTLEVFGTTSIDSKPRSFHLYSMRQAIEEGFILDVLKNYTTYKTYFKISKAIEDDPEMNKKKASRAIARFLTLHPHNLAQKTEVMVEHFRQVTMKKIGGHAKAMVVTSSRLHAYRYWQEFKKYINEKGYTDIKTLVAFSGGLSDPDTGEKVFEPELNGFGEKQLPERFNTDEYRILLVADKYQTGFDQPLLHTMYVDKKLSGVQAVQTLSRLNRTHTGKEDTFVLDFTNTTDEILEAFQPYYERTALSERTDPNHLYDLKNKLEEKQIFWDSEVENFAKIFFKPQQKQTIHDQAKLYAIIQPAIDRFKALEEKEQDEYKITSTAFIRTYALLSQILPFSDVKLEKLYAFTRLLRNALPKEESDRFELNDEVALQYYRLQKISEGTGVLEKEGEVELDPTIREAGIKRDKDDEDLAKLTEIIKIVNERYSTDFADADRLFIDQVEEDIYNNKELMEQAKVNSKDNFKYPFGDELLDMLIQRMERNEDFAMKFINDSKLRTKLENYLISKIYKKLEKEDVEKLIKQGESQNLEFKSTLRWDVKQKNVNKELEKIILKTIAGYMNSDGGQLIIGVEDNGNIFGLENDYKALGNADRDKFENHLVQIIKTSIGVEYVKYANIIFDEVDHKDVCLITVLKADKPAYVDFKGKEEFFVRTGNNTSPLSIKEAQEYIRNHWTS encoded by the coding sequence ATGTCAGATATAACCAAAGAAAAAACATTTGAAGCTAATATAGAAGATGTCCTGATCACCAAGGGCGGATATGTTAAAGGTGGGACTAAAGATTACCTCTCAGATATTGGAATTGATCAAAAAACTCTCCTTCAATTCTTACAAAAATCACAGCTTGAAAAGTGGTCGCAACTTGAAGAATTACATCAAGACAGTATAGAAGACAAGGTAATTCAAAGGCTAGTCAAAGAACTTGACATTAAGGGCATGCTCCGCTGTATTCGGGAAGGAATAGATGATCACGGAGTTCATATTGACCTTGCCTATTTCAAGCCCGAATCAGGTCTTAATCCAGACACGATTGAGAAATACGAACAAAACATCCTAAGTGTTACAAGACAAGTTCACTTTAGCACTAGAGAGCCTGAAAAAAGTGTTGATATGGTCTTATTCCTGAATGGACTGCCAGTTGCAACAGTAGAACTGAAAAACCCATTCACAGGTCAAAATGTAAGTGATGCTAAAAAGCAATTTATGTACACAAGGGACAACCGAGAAATACTATTTCAGTTTAAAAAGCGTGCTTTGGTTCATTTCGCTGTAGACCCGGATGAAGTTTATATGACCACAAAGTTACAGGGTAAAGAAACAAGATTCCTGCCCTTCAATCTAGGCTTCAAGAACGGGTCTGGCAATCCGCCAAATCCGGAAGGGTACAAAACAGCATATCTATGGGAAGAAATCTGGAGCAAAAATAGCTGGATGGATATTATTCGCAGATTTATTCACTTAGAAAAAGATGAGATCAAGGTTAATGGGAGAACAAAAACAAAAGAGACTATGATTTTCCCTAGGTTTCATCAATTGGATGTAGTCAGAAAAATTACTCAAGATACTAAAGAAAATGGAGTTGGGAAAAACTATCTTATTCAACACAGTGCAGGAAGCGGTAAAAGCAACTCTATTGCATGGCTTGCTTACAGATTGTCCAGCCTTCATGATGCTGAGGACAAGCAGATATTTGATTCGGTAATTGTAGTAACAGACCGTGTGGTTCTTGATCAACAATTGCAAGACACGATATTTCAATTTGACCACAAAAGTGGAGTTGTAGAAAAGATAGACCAGGATTCCGCTCAACTTGGCAATGCAATCAAAGCGGGAGTAAAAATAATAATCACCACAGTTCAAAAGTTCCCATATATTCTTGACCGGATAAATGAGTTTAAGGCTAGAAAATATGCAGTGATAGTGGATGAGGCCCACAGCTCACAGGGTGGGGAAACAAGTAAGAAGATGAAAGAAGTTCTTACAGCTAGGACTTTAGAAGAAGCGGAAAAAGAAGATGTTTCCAGTGAAGAAACATATGAAGACGAGATTAGGCAATCGATGGAGGCAAGAGGGAAGCAAGAGAACTTAAGCTTCTTTGCTTTTACCGCTACTCCAAAACCCAAAACCTTGGAAGTATTCGGCACTACCAGCATAGACAGCAAGCCGAGATCATTTCATCTTTATTCAATGAGACAAGCCATAGAAGAAGGTTTTATTCTGGATGTATTGAAGAACTACACAACCTATAAAACCTATTTCAAAATATCCAAAGCCATAGAAGATGACCCCGAGATGAACAAGAAAAAAGCCAGTAGAGCAATTGCTAGATTCTTGACACTTCATCCACACAACTTAGCTCAAAAGACAGAAGTAATGGTTGAGCACTTTAGACAAGTGACTATGAAGAAAATTGGCGGCCATGCGAAAGCAATGGTGGTAACAAGTTCAAGATTACATGCTTACAGGTATTGGCAGGAGTTTAAAAAGTATATCAATGAGAAAGGATATACAGATATTAAAACACTTGTAGCTTTCTCAGGAGGTCTTAGTGATCCGGACACAGGTGAAAAAGTGTTTGAACCTGAATTAAATGGATTCGGAGAAAAACAACTACCAGAAAGATTTAATACCGATGAGTACAGGATATTGCTAGTAGCCGATAAATATCAAACAGGTTTTGATCAGCCTCTTCTTCATACTATGTATGTAGATAAGAAACTATCAGGAGTTCAGGCCGTTCAGACGCTATCCAGACTTAATAGAACACACACAGGGAAAGAAGATACTTTCGTGCTTGATTTCACAAACACTACGGATGAAATCCTGGAGGCATTTCAACCTTATTACGAAAGGACGGCACTATCCGAAAGAACCGACCCCAATCATTTATATGATCTGAAAAATAAACTTGAGGAAAAACAAATATTTTGGGATTCTGAAGTTGAAAACTTTGCCAAGATATTTTTCAAACCACAGCAAAAACAAACAATTCACGATCAAGCAAAATTATATGCAATAATACAACCCGCCATTGATAGGTTCAAAGCACTAGAAGAAAAAGAACAGGATGAATACAAAATTACATCAACTGCCTTTATTAGAACGTACGCCTTATTGTCACAGATTCTGCCTTTTTCTGATGTGAAATTGGAAAAACTATATGCATTTACAAGATTGCTCAGAAACGCACTTCCTAAAGAAGAATCCGACAGATTTGAGTTAAATGATGAAGTGGCACTTCAGTATTATCGCTTACAGAAAATATCTGAAGGTACAGGTGTTCTTGAAAAGGAAGGTGAAGTTGAGCTTGATCCGACAATTAGAGAAGCGGGGATAAAACGGGATAAGGATGATGAAGACTTAGCAAAATTAACCGAGATTATAAAGATAGTGAATGAAAGATACAGTACTGATTTTGCCGATGCAGACAGATTATTCATAGATCAGGTTGAAGAGGATATTTACAACAACAAAGAGTTAATGGAGCAAGCAAAAGTAAATTCAAAAGACAACTTCAAATATCCATTCGGAGATGAATTGCTTGACATGCTCATTCAGAGAATGGAAAGAAATGAAGACTTTGCGATGAAGTTTATTAACGACAGCAAGCTTAGAACAAAGCTTGAGAATTACTTGATCTCCAAGATATACAAGAAACTGGAAAAAGAAGACGTAGAGAAGCTTATCAAACAAGGCGAAAGTCAAAATCTGGAATTTAAATCAACACTAAGATGGGACGTAAAACAAAAGAATGTAAACAAGGAGTTAGAAAAAATTATTCTTAAAACAATTGCTGGATATATGAACTCAGATGGCGGTCAATTAATTATTGGTGTTGAGGATAATGGGAATATATTCGGACTGGAGAATGATTACAAAGCATTGGGAAATGCCGATAGAGATAAATTTGAGAATCATCTCGTACAAATTATCAAGACCTCAATTGGTGTGGAATATGTTAAGTATGCAAATATCATCTTTGATGAAGTTGATCACAAGGACGTATGTCTAATTACAGTTTTAAAAGCGGATAAGCCAGCCTACGTAGACTTTAAAGGTAAAGAGGAGTTCTTTGTTAGGACAGGAAATAACACAAGCCCCTTGAGCATCAAAGAAGCTCAGGAATATATAAGAAATCATTGGACATCATGA
- a CDS encoding restriction endonuclease subunit S translates to MKAYKEYKDSGIEWIGEIPEHWNRIRIKHLVKIKVCDGPHETPEFVEEGVPFISADAIQNGQVNFQRKRGNITKETFAEYAKKSKVINGDILFCKSGSTTGKSAIVKTNESFAIWSPLAIIRANEHLVDNYYLYSFIQSNLFRLQVENSWTFGTQPNIGMGTLENLWIPIPTSKEQTQIANYLDYKTSLIDRLIEKNQRLIELLEEKRSAIINQAVTKGLNPNVKMKDSGIEWIGEIPEHWKITRLDYESDVIDPQPDHRAPQVDENGLPYIGIRDINYDGSINIETTRKVQELAVKKQEESFTVDDGDIVFCKVGTLGLPKHIIKPKIRFAISATLVLIKVSKFNDSRFIKYLLESNYINNQVENNSTGSTRKALGIQIIRKFKFLIMELKEQTQIANYLDYKTAQIDKLVVEKRKTNEYLKEYTTTLISNVVTGKVDVRDIKIPENSN, encoded by the coding sequence TTGAAAGCTTACAAAGAATATAAAGATTCTGGAATTGAGTGGATTGGAGAGATACCAGAGCATTGGAATAGAATAAGAATCAAACACTTAGTAAAAATAAAAGTTTGCGATGGCCCTCATGAAACTCCAGAATTTGTTGAGGAAGGAGTACCATTTATTTCAGCAGATGCAATTCAAAATGGTCAAGTAAACTTTCAGAGGAAAAGAGGGAATATAACAAAAGAAACATTTGCTGAGTATGCAAAGAAGAGCAAAGTGATTAATGGAGATATATTATTCTGTAAGTCTGGTTCAACTACTGGAAAATCAGCGATTGTTAAAACAAACGAGAGTTTTGCAATCTGGTCGCCCTTAGCAATAATTCGTGCAAACGAACATCTAGTTGACAATTATTATCTGTATTCGTTTATACAATCTAATTTATTTCGTCTACAGGTTGAAAATAGTTGGACTTTTGGAACACAACCTAATATTGGTATGGGGACTTTAGAAAATTTATGGATTCCCATACCGACTTCAAAAGAACAAACCCAAATAGCTAATTACCTAGACTACAAAACCTCTCTAATAGACAGACTGATTGAAAAGAATCAAAGATTAATTGAACTACTTGAAGAAAAACGCTCGGCAATTATCAACCAAGCAGTAACGAAAGGTTTAAATCCAAATGTGAAAATGAAAGATTCTGGAATTGAGTGGATTGGCGAAATACCAGAGCATTGGAAGATTACTAGGTTAGATTATGAGTCAGATGTAATTGATCCCCAACCCGACCATCGTGCACCTCAAGTAGATGAAAATGGACTACCCTATATTGGTATCAGGGATATAAATTATGATGGTTCTATAAATATTGAGACTACTCGAAAAGTTCAGGAACTGGCTGTTAAAAAACAAGAAGAAAGTTTTACAGTTGATGATGGAGATATTGTATTTTGTAAAGTTGGAACATTAGGGCTACCAAAACATATTATTAAGCCTAAGATAAGATTTGCTATTTCTGCTACCTTAGTTCTTATCAAAGTTTCAAAATTTAACGATTCTAGATTCATAAAATATCTATTAGAAAGTAATTACATTAACAATCAGGTCGAAAATAACTCCACAGGTTCAACGAGAAAAGCCTTAGGAATACAAATAATTAGAAAATTTAAGTTTCTTATAATGGAATTAAAAGAACAAACTCAAATAGCTAATTACCTCGACTACAAAACTGCACAAATAGACAAACTTGTTGTAGAAAAAAGAAAAACAAACGAGTATCTAAAAGAATATACAACAACACTCATATCTAATGTTGTTACAGGCAAGGTAGATGTAAGAGATATAAAAATTCCTGAGAATAGTAATTAA
- a CDS encoding class I SAM-dependent DNA methyltransferase has product MINTKEYSNFIWAVADNLRGDYKQSDYGKVILPLTVIRRLDCVMADTKDKVLEQYEKIKNKNLDDPDLLLNKTAGYKFHNHSKYNFTKLIADPDNIKSNLRTFLNGFSQEAQDILEHFDFDKQVTKLDKADLLYQIIKRFEEIDLHPKKVSNLEMGYIFEELIRKFAEVSNETAGEHFTPREVIKLMVNLLFSNDSEILSKKGIVKTLYDPACGTGGMLTVAEDYLNELNPDSRLELFGQEINPESYAICKSDMLITGHNAEHIKYKDTLREDLLRDNKFDYMLSNPPFGVKWSKAEKEVKKEYEELGFSGRFGAGLPSISDGSLLFLQTMIAKMKSANGGSRIGIVFNGSPLFTGNAGSGPSNIRKWIIENDMLEAIVALPDQLFYNTGISTYIWIVTNRKEPNRKGKVQLINAVEFYKKMSRSLGNKRNEISDEDIDRITKIYGNFKEGKYSKIFDNEDFGYYQITVERPERDGNGNVVVDKKGNPKPDSSLRDTENVPLNEDIQEYFEREVKPHVPDAWIDESKTKIGYEINFTRYFYEFKPLRLLDEITKDILDLEKETSGLLKEILS; this is encoded by the coding sequence ATGATAAACACTAAAGAATATTCAAACTTTATATGGGCAGTAGCTGATAACCTCAGAGGAGATTACAAACAATCTGACTACGGAAAGGTCATACTGCCATTAACAGTTATAAGAAGACTCGATTGTGTCATGGCAGATACAAAAGATAAAGTCCTAGAACAGTACGAAAAAATCAAGAATAAGAATTTGGATGATCCGGATTTGTTACTTAATAAAACTGCCGGATACAAATTTCATAATCATAGCAAATACAATTTTACCAAACTGATTGCTGACCCGGATAACATAAAATCAAATCTTAGAACTTTTTTAAATGGTTTTTCTCAAGAAGCTCAAGACATTCTGGAACATTTTGATTTTGATAAGCAGGTTACGAAGCTTGATAAAGCCGATCTCCTATACCAGATTATCAAAAGATTTGAAGAGATTGATCTTCATCCCAAGAAAGTCAGCAATCTGGAAATGGGATACATATTTGAAGAGCTTATACGCAAATTTGCGGAAGTATCCAATGAGACCGCTGGAGAGCATTTTACTCCAAGAGAAGTAATAAAACTTATGGTAAATCTTCTCTTTAGTAATGACAGTGAAATCCTTTCTAAGAAAGGAATAGTTAAAACTCTTTATGATCCCGCATGTGGTACGGGCGGGATGCTCACAGTTGCAGAAGACTATCTCAATGAATTAAATCCTGATTCACGATTAGAGCTATTCGGGCAGGAAATAAACCCGGAATCATATGCTATATGCAAATCAGACATGCTGATTACCGGGCATAACGCTGAACATATAAAGTATAAAGACACACTTCGTGAAGACCTGCTCAGAGATAATAAGTTTGATTATATGCTTTCTAATCCCCCATTTGGGGTGAAATGGAGTAAAGCTGAAAAAGAAGTGAAAAAAGAATATGAGGAGTTAGGTTTTTCTGGCAGGTTTGGTGCGGGCCTCCCTAGTATAAGTGATGGATCCCTACTCTTCCTACAGACGATGATCGCAAAAATGAAATCAGCAAATGGCGGTTCACGAATTGGGATTGTATTCAATGGCTCTCCGCTTTTTACCGGAAATGCAGGAAGCGGCCCGAGCAATATCAGAAAATGGATTATAGAAAATGATATGCTGGAAGCAATTGTGGCCCTTCCTGATCAGCTTTTTTATAACACTGGAATATCGACTTATATCTGGATTGTAACAAACAGAAAAGAGCCAAATAGAAAAGGCAAAGTTCAACTTATCAATGCAGTTGAGTTTTACAAGAAGATGAGTAGAAGCCTCGGAAATAAGCGCAATGAAATAAGTGATGAAGATATTGATAGAATCACAAAGATTTATGGCAATTTCAAAGAAGGAAAGTACTCAAAAATATTTGATAATGAGGATTTCGGATATTACCAAATCACAGTTGAAAGACCCGAAAGAGATGGAAATGGTAACGTGGTTGTAGATAAAAAAGGAAATCCAAAGCCAGATTCAAGCCTGAGAGATACAGAAAATGTACCGCTAAACGAAGATATTCAAGAGTACTTTGAGAGAGAGGTTAAGCCTCATGTACCTGATGCATGGATTGATGAGAGTAAAACCAAAATAGGATACGAAATCAACTTCACAAGATACTTTTATGAATTTAAACCTCTAAGGCTTTTAGATGAAATCACAAAAGATATATTAGATTTAGAAAAAGAAACTTCCGGCTTATTAAAGGAAATATTAAGTTGA
- a CDS encoding helix-turn-helix transcriptional regulator: protein MENMIADLSKRIKQARTDREITQRELSKMSGVSYSTLTKLESGVIKNPSFEVIFRITKALDIRVDDLIEN from the coding sequence ATGGAAAATATGATAGCGGACTTATCCAAAAGAATAAAACAAGCCAGAACAGACAGAGAAATTACACAAAGGGAGCTTTCTAAGATGTCAGGTGTAAGCTATTCCACCTTGACCAAGCTTGAATCAGGAGTTATTAAAAATCCATCATTTGAAGTAATATTCAGGATTACTAAAGCCCTAGATATAAGAGTTGATGATCTAATCGAGAATTGA
- a CDS encoding recombinase family protein, which yields MKAILLARVSTEEQDTVSQLIKLKEYADQNGFIYSKEDVFDFHESAYKSNREHFQEVIEYLHKQTEKVALCCDKVDRLLRNFLHIRPIQELLEQDKVELHFSSENLVLKKDSYATDKFKFNLGALLAQYYSDAISDNVKRSVYKRIKSGQILGKAPYGYRNVKIDDDTKTVEVDPFAAEVVLKMFEWYATGSYAISELRDNICQKFNVKLAKSTIAIILEDKFYIGIATYKKEGTEYPHIYPSIVPENIFNIVQNIKAGRDPFSGSGIKYAGKEFYYRGIIKCAECGYSISPEEHRGKKYYRCTEYGGKHRAQYVNEDVLTDEFVKVFKRISISENTAKKIIQDLHQLNETNFMLSQELIDNLRKDKDKIRNRKSKLYDAYFDESITKDMYEAKLRQYDSELNKVEDKLKSVDETDKNFYVTADYIIQLAKHSSELFRCSEYEERRLLIKTVLLNATWNGVTLCYDYKEPFNLLADMNESMVRGA from the coding sequence ATGAAGGCAATACTTTTAGCAAGGGTATCAACAGAAGAGCAAGACACAGTAAGCCAGTTAATAAAACTAAAAGAGTACGCAGACCAGAACGGGTTCATTTATTCCAAAGAAGATGTATTCGATTTTCATGAATCAGCCTATAAAAGCAACCGAGAACATTTTCAAGAAGTAATTGAGTATTTACATAAGCAGACAGAAAAAGTTGCACTGTGTTGCGATAAGGTTGACAGGCTTTTAAGAAATTTCTTACATATAAGACCTATCCAGGAATTATTAGAACAAGATAAGGTTGAGTTACACTTTTCATCTGAAAATCTAGTCTTAAAGAAAGATTCATACGCTACTGATAAATTCAAGTTCAATCTAGGAGCATTATTAGCTCAATATTACTCAGATGCAATTAGCGATAATGTTAAACGCTCTGTGTATAAACGAATTAAATCAGGTCAAATACTCGGCAAAGCACCATATGGGTATAGAAATGTAAAGATAGATGACGACACCAAGACAGTCGAGGTTGATCCATTTGCAGCCGAAGTAGTGCTGAAAATGTTTGAGTGGTATGCAACGGGTTCATATGCAATAAGTGAGCTTAGAGATAACATATGCCAAAAATTTAACGTTAAGTTAGCCAAATCTACTATTGCTATTATTCTTGAGGACAAATTTTATATTGGTATTGCTACGTATAAAAAAGAAGGTACTGAATATCCTCATATTTATCCATCCATAGTTCCAGAGAATATTTTCAATATAGTTCAGAATATTAAAGCAGGCCGAGACCCGTTTTCAGGGTCAGGTATTAAGTATGCTGGTAAGGAGTTCTACTATAGAGGAATTATTAAATGCGCTGAGTGCGGCTACTCTATATCTCCAGAGGAACACAGAGGTAAAAAATATTACCGTTGCACCGAGTATGGCGGTAAGCATAGAGCGCAATATGTTAACGAAGATGTCCTTACAGATGAATTTGTAAAAGTATTTAAACGTATATCAATATCAGAAAACACAGCCAAGAAAATAATACAAGATTTACATCAATTAAATGAAACCAACTTTATGCTATCACAAGAACTAATTGATAACCTTAGAAAAGATAAAGACAAAATTCGAAATCGGAAATCGAAATTATACGATGCATATTTTGATGAAAGTATTACTAAGGACATGTATGAAGCAAAATTGAGACAGTATGATTCGGAATTAAATAAAGTTGAAGACAAATTAAAAAGTGTAGATGAAACCGATAAAAACTTCTATGTTACTGCCGATTATATAATCCAGCTTGCTAAACATAGTAGTGAGTTATTCAGATGTTCAGAATATGAGGAAAGAAGACTACTTATCAAAACAGTACTTCTGAACGCAACTTGGAACGGCGTAACCCTTTGTTATGATTACAAAGAACCGTTCAATTTACTTGCAGATATGAACGAGAGTATGGTAAGGGGTGCGTGA
- a CDS encoding DUF4145 domain-containing protein → MSLSMKIACPFCEEEDNFYGWECNKCKKRLVGESYFKGVIKKYTTILASIEDSEYLAINREMLSKLVKTQNVDEAFEKFLELQKSLASIWFKQLKSVLISHSFLQIKDPQLRRELQHINNAKPLDIHPGFKHPSHHLTHDDLDVISDVINEFSIFNDEVEVGTLIVELPTPIHLSSYIFELRNAYKFQLYTASIIICRAILEICIKDIITQRGILTFGEINKDRLTLSVLLKECHQKGIISRRIREMISELCNFGNLLLHRAENKKEHRRKEAISTIRKTFAIIQDLYSNDV, encoded by the coding sequence ATGTCTCTTTCAATGAAAATAGCCTGTCCCTTCTGCGAAGAGGAAGATAATTTCTATGGTTGGGAATGTAATAAATGCAAAAAGAGGCTTGTGGGTGAATCTTACTTCAAAGGAGTGATAAAAAAATATACAACAATTTTGGCTAGTATTGAAGATTCAGAATATCTAGCAATTAATAGGGAAATGTTATCTAAACTAGTTAAAACACAAAACGTAGATGAAGCCTTCGAGAAATTTTTAGAACTTCAAAAATCCTTAGCTTCAATTTGGTTTAAACAATTAAAATCTGTTCTTATAAGTCATTCATTCCTACAAATAAAAGACCCTCAGCTTAGAAGAGAACTTCAACACATTAATAATGCAAAGCCTCTTGATATTCACCCCGGATTTAAACATCCTTCACATCATTTAACACATGATGACTTGGATGTGATTTCAGACGTAATCAATGAATTTTCTATTTTCAATGATGAAGTTGAAGTGGGAACATTAATAGTTGAACTTCCGACCCCTATTCACCTGAGTTCATATATATTTGAACTCAGAAATGCTTATAAATTTCAATTATATACAGCTTCAATAATAATATGTAGAGCAATATTAGAAATTTGCATAAAGGATATTATAACACAAAGGGGTATTTTGACCTTTGGAGAAATAAATAAAGATAGATTAACTCTATCTGTCCTATTAAAAGAGTGCCATCAAAAAGGAATTATTAGCAGAAGAATAAGAGAAATGATTTCCGAATTGTGCAATTTTGGAAATTTATTACTTCATCGAGCTGAAAATAAAAAAGAACATCGCAGAAAAGAAGCTATTTCTACTATCAGAAAAACATTTGCAATAATACAAGACTTATACAGTAACGATGTCTAG